One part of the Thiothrix nivea DSM 5205 genome encodes these proteins:
- the guaB gene encoding IMP dehydrogenase, whose product MRILQEALTFDDVLLVPAHSSVLPADANLQSRLTRDITLNIPLLSAAMDTVTEARLAIALAQEGGMGIIHKNMSIQAQADQVRMVKKYESGIIKDPFTVSPTTTIREVLALTRAHNISGVPVVEGEDLVGIVTGRDLRFEIHLDEPVSTIMTPKERLVTVEEGASKGQIRKLLHKHRIEKVLVINDKFQLRGLITVKDIQKSTDFPNACKDDQGRLRVGAAVGVGYGTEDRVRALVEAGVDVVVVDTAHGHSQGVMDRVKWVKDNFPQVQVIGGNIATGEAALDLVKMGADAVKVGIGPGSICTTRIVAGVGVPQISAVMNVAKALEGTGVPLIADGGIRYSGDISKAIAAGAHTVMLGGMFAGTEEAPGEVELFQGRSYKSYRGMGSLGAMAKGSSDRYFQEGSENAADKLVPEGIEGRVPYKGPLAPIIHQMMGGLRSSMGYVGCKDLEEMRTKPQFVRISSAGMRESHVHDVTITKESPNYRV is encoded by the coding sequence ATGCGTATCCTTCAGGAAGCCCTTACCTTTGACGATGTCCTTCTGGTGCCAGCACACTCCAGCGTACTGCCAGCGGACGCCAACCTCCAATCCCGTCTGACCCGTGACATCACCCTCAACATCCCCTTGCTGTCGGCAGCGATGGATACGGTAACGGAAGCCCGTTTGGCCATTGCACTGGCTCAGGAAGGCGGCATGGGCATCATCCACAAGAACATGAGCATCCAGGCACAGGCCGATCAGGTGCGCATGGTGAAAAAATACGAAAGTGGCATTATCAAGGATCCCTTCACCGTCAGCCCGACCACGACCATCCGCGAAGTGCTGGCCTTGACCCGCGCGCATAATATTTCCGGCGTACCCGTCGTGGAAGGTGAAGATCTGGTGGGCATCGTCACCGGGCGCGACCTGCGCTTTGAAATCCATCTGGATGAGCCGGTCAGTACCATCATGACCCCGAAAGAGCGGCTGGTAACGGTGGAAGAGGGCGCAAGCAAAGGGCAAATCCGCAAACTGTTGCACAAACACCGGATTGAAAAGGTATTGGTGATCAATGACAAATTCCAGTTGCGTGGCCTGATCACGGTCAAGGATATTCAGAAATCCACCGATTTCCCGAATGCCTGCAAGGATGATCAAGGCCGTTTGCGCGTTGGTGCGGCGGTCGGTGTGGGTTATGGCACGGAAGACCGGGTGCGCGCGCTGGTGGAAGCGGGGGTTGACGTAGTGGTGGTCGATACCGCGCATGGGCATTCCCAGGGCGTTATGGATCGCGTCAAATGGGTGAAAGACAACTTCCCGCAGGTGCAGGTGATCGGCGGCAATATCGCCACAGGCGAAGCAGCGCTGGATCTGGTCAAGATGGGCGCGGATGCGGTTAAGGTTGGCATTGGCCCCGGTTCCATCTGCACCACCCGTATCGTGGCTGGCGTGGGCGTCCCGCAGATTTCCGCTGTCATGAATGTGGCGAAAGCGCTGGAAGGCACGGGCGTCCCGCTCATTGCTGACGGTGGCATCCGTTATTCCGGCGACATTTCCAAGGCAATTGCTGCTGGGGCGCATACCGTGATGCTGGGCGGCATGTTCGCTGGTACTGAGGAAGCACCGGGTGAAGTCGAGTTGTTCCAGGGGCGTTCCTACAAGTCTTACCGGGGCATGGGTTCCCTGGGTGCGATGGCGAAAGGCTCCAGTGACCGTTACTTCCAGGAAGGCTCCGAAAACGCAGCCGATAAGCTGGTGCCGGAAGGTATCGAAGGCCGTGTGCCGTATAAAGGGCCGCTGGCTCCGATTATCCACCAGATGATGGGGGGCTTGCGTTCCAGCATGGGTTATGTCGGGTGTAAGGATTTGGAAGAAATGCGTACCAAGCCGCAGTTCGTGCGCATTTCCAGCGCTGGTATGCGTGAGTCCCACGTGCATGACGTAACCATTACCAAAGAATCACCAAACTATCGAGTGTAG
- the guaA gene encoding glutamine-hydrolyzing GMP synthase — MTQNIHADRVLILDFGSQYTQLIARRVREVGVYCEIYPWDVEAQAVADFGAKGIILSGGPESVTDAEPPRAPDTVFSLGVPVLGICYGMQTMAAQLGGKVEASSHCEFGYAQVRARGHTELLREIEDHVSPEGFGLLDVWMSHGDKVTELPTGFKLMASTDSAPIAAMADEARHLYALQFHPEVTHTKQGKRILQRFVRDICGCEGLWTTANIIEDNIQKVREQVGSDEVILGLSGGVDSSVVAALLHKAIGDQLTCVFVDTGLLRYREGDQVMAMFAEHMGVKVIRVDAEARFLTALEGVTDPEKKRKVIGGMFIDIFDEESAKLTSAKWLAQGTIYPDVIESAGAKTGKAHLIKSHHNVGGLPENMKLGLVEPLRELFKDEVRVMGVELGLPPEMVYRHPFPGPGLGVRILGEVKKEYADLLRLADHIFIEELRKHDLYDKTSQAFAVFLPVKSVGVTGDGRRYDYVVALRAVETIDFMTARWAHLPYDFLDLVSRRVINEIKGISRVVYDISGKPPATIEWE, encoded by the coding sequence ATGACCCAAAATATTCATGCTGATCGCGTCCTGATCCTTGATTTCGGCTCCCAGTACACCCAGTTGATTGCCCGCCGGGTGCGGGAGGTGGGCGTTTATTGCGAAATTTACCCGTGGGATGTGGAGGCGCAGGCCGTTGCCGACTTTGGCGCGAAAGGCATTATCCTGTCAGGCGGCCCGGAATCGGTGACGGACGCGGAGCCACCCCGTGCGCCGGATACCGTATTCTCGTTGGGTGTGCCGGTACTGGGCATCTGCTACGGGATGCAGACCATGGCGGCACAACTGGGCGGCAAGGTGGAAGCTTCCAGCCATTGTGAGTTCGGTTATGCACAGGTGCGGGCGCGTGGCCATACCGAACTGCTGCGCGAAATCGAAGACCATGTTTCGCCGGAAGGTTTCGGCCTGCTGGATGTGTGGATGTCACACGGTGACAAGGTGACAGAATTGCCGACAGGCTTCAAGCTGATGGCCAGCACCGATTCCGCGCCGATTGCGGCGATGGCGGATGAAGCCCGTCATTTGTACGCCCTGCAATTCCACCCGGAAGTGACCCACACCAAACAGGGCAAGCGCATTCTGCAACGCTTTGTACGTGACATTTGCGGTTGTGAAGGCTTGTGGACGACAGCCAACATCATCGAAGACAACATCCAGAAAGTCCGTGAGCAGGTGGGTTCGGATGAGGTCATCCTTGGCCTGTCCGGCGGGGTGGATTCTTCCGTGGTTGCTGCGTTACTGCACAAGGCGATTGGCGACCAGTTGACCTGTGTATTCGTCGATACCGGCCTGTTACGTTACCGCGAAGGCGACCAGGTAATGGCGATGTTTGCCGAACACATGGGCGTGAAAGTTATCCGCGTGGATGCGGAAGCGCGTTTCCTTACTGCTCTCGAAGGTGTTACTGATCCGGAGAAAAAACGCAAGGTTATCGGCGGCATGTTCATCGATATTTTCGACGAGGAATCCGCCAAACTGACCTCTGCCAAATGGCTGGCGCAAGGCACGATTTACCCGGATGTGATCGAATCCGCCGGAGCCAAGACTGGCAAGGCGCACCTGATCAAGTCGCACCACAATGTCGGTGGTCTGCCGGAAAACATGAAACTGGGTCTGGTCGAGCCTCTACGTGAGCTGTTCAAAGACGAAGTGCGGGTGATGGGTGTAGAACTTGGCCTGCCACCGGAAATGGTCTACCGCCACCCGTTCCCCGGCCCTGGTCTGGGCGTGCGTATACTCGGTGAAGTGAAAAAAGAATATGCTGACCTGCTGCGTCTGGCTGACCACATTTTCATTGAAGAGCTGCGCAAGCACGACTTGTATGACAAGACTTCACAGGCGTTTGCGGTATTTCTACCAGTGAAATCGGTTGGTGTGACCGGCGATGGCCGCCGCTATGACTACGTGGTGGCGCTACGGGCGGTGGAAACCATTGACTTCATGACCGCGCGCTGGGCACACCTGCCTTACGACTTCCTTGATCTGGTTTCCCGCCGTGTCATCAATGAAATCAAGGGGATTTCACGGGTTGTTTACGACATCTCCGGGAAGCCGCCGGCCACGATTGAGTGGGAGTAA
- the cydX gene encoding cytochrome bd-I oxidase subunit CydX yields MWYFAWLLGVLLACAFGIINVMWLEFHGGLDSDD; encoded by the coding sequence ATGTGGTATTTTGCCTGGTTACTTGGCGTCCTGCTGGCCTGCGCCTTCGGCATCATCAATGTGATGTGGCTGGAGTTCCATGGCGGCTTGGATTCCGATGACTGA
- the cydB gene encoding cytochrome d ubiquinol oxidase subunit II produces the protein MIFDYETFKLIWWALVGVLFIGFALTDGFDMGVGALLRYVGKTDEERRVAINTIAPHWDGNQVWLILAAGAIFAAWPITFGASFSSFYWALVLTLFSLFFRPVGFDYRSKIANPVWRNTWDWGLVAAGVIPPLVIGVAFGNLLLGVPFEFDEFLRISSHGSLFALFHPFAVLAGLVSLLMFMMQGATYLMMRTDEAVYRRSRRAAQLTAMGVLVTFGLAGIWLWAGVDGYAITREPSHNALPNPVAKEVVPMAGAWLANYGKYPLAVMAPLAGFLGAFGVLLLAGKDRPVLSFLNSSLSVVGVIMTAGVSLFPFVMPSSLNPSHSLTIWDSASSHLTLAIMFWAAMIFVPIILFYTIWCYRQLWGKVTVKFIRDNDHAVY, from the coding sequence ATGATTTTTGATTATGAAACTTTCAAGCTCATCTGGTGGGCGCTGGTTGGGGTGTTGTTTATCGGTTTCGCCCTGACGGATGGCTTTGACATGGGCGTGGGTGCGTTGCTGCGCTATGTCGGCAAGACGGATGAGGAGCGCCGGGTGGCGATCAACACGATTGCGCCGCATTGGGACGGCAACCAGGTGTGGCTGATCCTGGCGGCGGGTGCAATCTTTGCGGCCTGGCCGATCACCTTCGGGGCATCGTTCTCCAGCTTCTACTGGGCGCTGGTGCTGACGCTGTTTTCGCTGTTCTTCCGCCCGGTCGGTTTTGATTACCGTTCCAAGATTGCCAACCCGGTTTGGCGCAATACCTGGGACTGGGGGCTGGTGGCTGCCGGGGTGATCCCGCCGCTGGTGATCGGGGTGGCGTTTGGCAACCTGTTGCTGGGGGTGCCGTTTGAGTTCGATGAGTTCCTGCGCATCTCCAGCCACGGCTCGCTGTTTGCGCTGTTCCACCCGTTTGCGGTGTTGGCGGGGCTGGTCAGCCTGCTGATGTTCATGATGCAGGGCGCGACCTACCTGATGATGCGCACCGATGAGGCGGTTTACCGGCGTTCCCGCAGGGCGGCGCAACTGACGGCCATGGGTGTGCTCGTCACCTTTGGCCTGGCCGGCATCTGGCTGTGGGCGGGGGTTGATGGCTATGCCATCACCCGGGAGCCTTCCCACAACGCGCTGCCCAACCCGGTGGCGAAGGAGGTTGTGCCAATGGCGGGTGCGTGGCTGGCGAACTATGGCAAGTACCCGCTGGCGGTCATGGCGCCACTGGCGGGTTTCCTGGGCGCATTCGGCGTGCTGCTGCTGGCAGGGAAAGACCGCCCGGTGCTGAGCTTCCTCAACAGTTCGCTGAGCGTGGTGGGCGTGATCATGACGGCGGGCGTCTCGCTGTTCCCGTTTGTGATGCCGTCCAGCCTCAACCCCAGCCATAGCCTGACCATCTGGGATTCCGCCTCCAGCCATCTGACGCTGGCGATCATGTTCTGGGCGGCCATGATCTTTGTGCCCATCATCCTGTTCTACACCATCTGGTGCTACAGGCAGCTGTGGGGCAAGGTCACGGTCAAGTTCATCCGCGACAATGACCACGCGGTTTATTGA